A genomic segment from Bradyrhizobium sp. CB1015 encodes:
- a CDS encoding helix-turn-helix domain-containing protein encodes MPIQFTTDGSPGYRRLALWQDIVCDVFVGLDCKSDLGSAFRGSVTQASLGKAVCSEVCSDRQHVFRTPSRIARSNQDFVLVALGNRGNGGVVQDGRETVIHPGEFALYDTTRPYELKFNDSFMQTIFKVPREMLQRRLGGTETLTAMSFGADAPLERLAYDFIVRLCQNADGLAPDTATALSEQAVDLLAMALSERLGKSSLPSSTHRSALLYRLKAHIRAHLADPDLSLAETAAALGFSPRYVNDLLADEDTSFQRHVLAERLARCRRDLASPLLAHRHIGEIAFAWGFNDLSHFGRVFREHFGTSPRDFRQSQLRH; translated from the coding sequence GTGCCAATCCAGTTCACGACGGACGGCAGTCCCGGCTATCGGCGGCTCGCTCTCTGGCAGGACATCGTCTGCGACGTCTTCGTCGGGCTCGACTGCAAGTCGGACCTTGGCAGCGCCTTTCGCGGGTCGGTCACCCAGGCTTCGCTCGGTAAAGCAGTCTGCTCCGAAGTCTGCTCCGACCGCCAGCACGTATTCCGCACGCCGTCGCGTATCGCGCGTTCAAACCAGGATTTTGTTCTTGTAGCACTCGGCAATCGCGGCAACGGTGGCGTTGTGCAGGACGGCCGCGAGACCGTGATCCACCCCGGCGAGTTCGCGCTCTACGACACAACGCGCCCGTACGAGCTGAAGTTCAACGACAGTTTTATGCAGACCATTTTCAAGGTACCACGCGAGATGCTGCAGCGGCGGCTCGGCGGCACCGAGACGCTGACCGCAATGTCATTTGGCGCCGACGCACCGCTCGAACGGCTCGCCTATGATTTCATTGTCCGGCTCTGCCAGAATGCGGATGGTTTGGCTCCGGATACGGCCACCGCGCTGTCGGAGCAGGCAGTTGATCTGCTTGCGATGGCATTGAGCGAGCGGCTCGGCAAGTCATCGCTGCCGTCCTCGACCCACCGCTCGGCCCTGCTGTACCGATTGAAGGCGCACATCCGCGCGCACCTCGCCGATCCCGATCTCTCGCTCGCTGAAACCGCAGCCGCGCTCGGCTTCTCGCCGCGCTATGTCAACGATCTTCTCGCGGACGAGGACACCTCCTTCCAGCGTCATGTCCTCGCCGAACGCCTTGCCCGATGTCGGAGAGATCTCGCCTCGCCTCTGCTCGCCCATCGCCACATCGGCGAGATCGCCTTCGCCTGGGGCTTCAACGACCTCTCGCATTTCGGCCGTGTCTTCCGCGAGCATTTTGGCACGTCGCCCCGCGACTTCCGGCAGAGCCAGTTGCGGCATTGA
- a CDS encoding aldo/keto reductase: MEYRRLGRSGLMVPALSLGTGTFGGVGRLAAWGTTDATEARRLLDICLDAGVSMFDTANVYSLGESERVLGQAIKGRRDKVLISTKATFRFGDSPNDIGSSRQHLLAAIDGSLSRLGTDYIDLFQLHGFDAFTPPEEVLSTLDVLVRAGKIRYVGVSNFSGWHLMKSLDVADKHGFPRYVANQTYYSLIGRDYEWELMPLGLDQGLGAVVWSPLGWGRLTGKIRRGQPKPEVSRLPKTAEFGPPVSDEHVYRVVDAIDEIAKETGKSVSQIALNWLLQRPTVSTLIIGARNETQLRENLGAVGWSLTKDQVAKLDAASTVTLPYPYWHQRVTFSDRNPPAV; this comes from the coding sequence ATGGAATACCGACGCTTGGGCCGGTCCGGCCTCATGGTGCCTGCTTTGAGCCTGGGAACGGGCACGTTCGGCGGCGTCGGCCGCCTTGCGGCGTGGGGCACGACGGATGCGACCGAGGCGCGGCGTCTTCTGGACATCTGCCTCGACGCCGGCGTGTCGATGTTCGACACCGCGAATGTCTATTCGCTCGGCGAATCCGAGCGGGTGCTCGGGCAAGCCATCAAGGGTCGCCGCGACAAGGTCCTGATCTCGACCAAGGCGACGTTCCGCTTCGGCGACAGCCCGAACGACATCGGCTCATCACGCCAGCATCTGCTCGCGGCGATCGACGGTTCGCTGAGCCGGCTCGGCACCGATTATATCGACCTGTTCCAGCTCCACGGCTTCGACGCCTTCACTCCGCCCGAAGAGGTGCTCTCGACTCTCGACGTGCTCGTGCGCGCCGGCAAGATCCGCTACGTCGGAGTCTCGAATTTCTCGGGCTGGCACCTGATGAAGTCGCTCGACGTCGCCGACAAGCACGGCTTTCCGCGTTACGTCGCCAACCAGACCTACTATTCACTGATCGGGCGCGACTACGAATGGGAATTGATGCCGCTCGGTCTCGACCAGGGCCTGGGCGCCGTGGTCTGGTCGCCGCTCGGATGGGGGCGCCTCACCGGCAAGATCCGCCGCGGTCAGCCGAAACCGGAAGTCAGCCGCCTGCCCAAGACGGCCGAGTTCGGACCGCCCGTCTCCGACGAGCATGTCTACCGCGTCGTCGATGCGATCGACGAGATCGCGAAGGAGACCGGCAAGAGCGTCTCGCAGATCGCGCTGAACTGGTTGCTGCAGCGTCCGACGGTCTCGACGCTGATCATCGGCGCACGCAACGAGACGCAGCTGCGCGAAAATCTCGGCGCGGTCGGCTGGTCCTTGACCAAGGACCAGGTCGCAAAGCTCGATGCCGCGAGCACGGTGACGCTGCCCTATCCCTATTGGCACCAGCGCGTGACCTTCAGCGACCGCAATCCGCCGGCGGTGTAG
- a CDS encoding MFS transporter: MSTVTIEHADGLPQPQRNQAVLTIALGIVMAVVDSAIANVALPTIAADLDASPAFSIWIVNGYQLAITISLLPLASLGEIVGYRRVYLVGLALFTLASAFCALAHTLPLLTIARILQGFGAAGIMSVNAALVRFTYPRSLLGRGIGLNALVVAFSAAVGPTLAAGILAVGSWPWLFAINVPLGAVTLMLGLRSLPHTKPASRSFDWQSAGLSAITFGVGIAAVDSVGHGEAAITCLVQFAIALVAGALLIYRETHMTSPLLPIDLLRIPVFALSIATSIASFCGQMLAFVAIPFYLQSRFGYSAVHMGLLITPWPIALAFAALLAGRLVEHYPAGLLGGIGLTLFACGLAALAFLPATPSPLDVIWRMALAGAGFGLFQTPNNRTMIAAAPRERAGGASGMLGTARLLGQTTGAALVALLLGRYPVDGTRLALLAAVGFALCGAMLSMLRLSPAGARGAEQVRVQDDQRLRGD; this comes from the coding sequence ATGTCGACAGTCACGATCGAGCATGCCGATGGCCTGCCGCAGCCGCAACGCAATCAGGCGGTGCTGACCATTGCGCTCGGCATCGTCATGGCGGTGGTCGACAGTGCCATCGCCAATGTGGCGCTGCCGACGATCGCGGCCGACCTCGATGCGAGCCCGGCCTTCTCGATCTGGATCGTCAACGGTTACCAGCTCGCGATCACGATCTCGCTGCTGCCGCTGGCTTCGCTCGGCGAGATCGTCGGCTATCGCCGCGTCTACCTGGTCGGGCTGGCGCTGTTCACGCTGGCCTCGGCCTTCTGCGCGCTGGCCCACACGCTGCCGCTGCTGACGATCGCGCGCATCCTCCAGGGCTTTGGCGCGGCCGGCATCATGAGCGTCAACGCGGCGCTGGTACGTTTCACCTATCCGCGCAGCCTGCTCGGCCGCGGCATCGGGCTCAACGCGCTCGTCGTCGCCTTCTCGGCCGCGGTCGGCCCGACGCTCGCCGCCGGCATCCTCGCGGTCGGAAGCTGGCCCTGGCTGTTCGCGATCAACGTGCCGCTCGGCGCTGTGACGCTGATGCTGGGCCTGCGCAGCCTGCCGCACACCAAACCCGCGAGCCGCTCCTTCGATTGGCAAAGTGCGGGTCTGTCGGCGATCACGTTCGGCGTCGGCATCGCGGCGGTCGACAGTGTCGGTCATGGCGAGGCCGCGATCACCTGTCTCGTGCAGTTCGCCATCGCGCTCGTTGCGGGTGCGCTGCTGATCTATCGCGAGACTCACATGACCTCGCCACTCTTGCCGATCGACCTGCTGCGCATCCCCGTGTTCGCGCTGTCGATTGCGACCTCGATCGCATCGTTCTGCGGGCAGATGCTGGCCTTCGTCGCGATTCCCTTCTACCTCCAGAGCCGCTTCGGCTATTCGGCCGTGCATATGGGATTGTTGATTACGCCATGGCCGATCGCGCTGGCGTTTGCGGCCCTCCTCGCCGGCCGCCTGGTCGAGCATTATCCGGCCGGCCTGCTCGGCGGTATCGGGCTCACGCTGTTCGCCTGCGGTCTTGCCGCGCTGGCCTTCCTGCCCGCGACGCCAAGCCCGCTCGACGTGATCTGGCGGATGGCGCTCGCCGGCGCCGGCTTCGGTCTGTTCCAGACACCCAATAACCGCACTATGATCGCAGCCGCGCCGCGCGAGCGCGCCGGGGGCGCCAGCGGCATGCTGGGGACGGCGCGCCTGCTCGGCCAGACCACCGGCGCCGCGCTGGTGGCGCTGCTGCTCGGACGGTATCCGGTTGACGGAACCAGGCTGGCGCTGCTCGCGGCCGTCGGATTTGCGCTCTGTGGTGCGATGCTGAGCATGCTGCGGCTTTCTCCAGCCGGCGCGCGCGGTGCAGAGCAGGTCCGCGTGCAGGACGATCAGCGCCTGCGCGGGGATTAG
- the clpA gene encoding ATP-dependent Clp protease ATP-binding subunit ClpA — protein sequence MPTFSQSLEQSLHRALAIANERHHQYATLEHLLLSLIDDSDAAAVMRACSVDLDKLRTSLVNYLETEFENLVTDGADDAKPTAGFQRVIQRAVIHVQSSGREEVTGANVLIAIFAERESHAAYFLQEQDMTRYDAVNYISHGIAKRPGVSEARPVRGVDEETETKGNEDAKKKGEALETYCVNLNKKARDGKIDPVIGRNSEINRAIQVLCRRQKNNPLFVGEAGVGKTAIAEGLAKRIVDSEVPEVLAAATVFSLDMGTLLAGTRYRGDFEERLKQVLKELEAHPNAILFIDEIHTVIGAGATSGGAMDASNLLKPALASGTIRCMGSTTYKEYRQHFEKDRALVRRFQKIDINEPTVEDAIAILKGLKPYFEDYHRLKYTNEAIEAAVQLSSRYIHDRKLPDKAIDVIDESGAAQMLVAENKRKKTIGIKEIETTIASMARIPPKSVSKDDAEVLKHLEQTLKRTVFGQDKAIESLAASIKLARAGLREPEKPIGCYLFSGPTGVGKTEVAKQLAATLGVELLRFDMSEYMERHTVSRLIGAPPGYVGFDQGGLLTDGVDQHPHCVVLLDEIEKAHPDLYNVLLQIMDHGRLTDHNGKQVNFRNVILIMTTNAGAADLAKQAFGFTRSKREGDDHEAINRQFAPEFRNRLDAIVSFGHLSVEVIGTVVEKFVLQLEAQLGDRDVTIELSEPAKAWLVQHGYDEQMGARPMARVIQEHIKKPLADEVLFGKLKGGGHVRVVLVKDEADETKDKIGFEFVEGPVTPKQEKLPGARKRPPGKSKPGGPGGSKGPTSKGPLVKV from the coding sequence ATGCCGACTTTTTCCCAAAGCCTTGAACAATCCCTGCATCGTGCGCTGGCGATCGCAAACGAGCGTCATCACCAATACGCGACGCTCGAGCATCTCTTGCTCTCCTTGATCGACGACTCCGATGCAGCCGCCGTCATGCGCGCCTGTAGCGTCGATCTCGACAAGCTCCGTACGAGCCTCGTCAACTACCTTGAGACCGAATTCGAAAACCTGGTGACGGATGGCGCCGACGACGCCAAGCCGACCGCCGGTTTCCAGCGCGTGATCCAGCGCGCGGTGATCCATGTGCAGTCGTCCGGTCGCGAAGAGGTGACCGGCGCCAACGTGCTGATCGCGATCTTCGCCGAACGCGAGAGCCATGCCGCGTATTTCCTGCAGGAGCAGGACATGACGCGCTACGACGCGGTGAACTACATCAGCCACGGCATTGCCAAGCGGCCGGGCGTCTCCGAGGCGCGGCCCGTGCGCGGCGTCGACGAGGAGACCGAGACCAAGGGCAACGAGGACGCCAAGAAGAAGGGTGAGGCGCTCGAGACCTATTGCGTCAACCTCAACAAGAAGGCGCGCGACGGCAAGATCGATCCGGTGATCGGACGCAATTCCGAGATCAACCGCGCGATCCAGGTGCTGTGCCGCCGGCAGAAGAACAACCCGCTGTTCGTCGGCGAAGCCGGCGTCGGCAAGACTGCGATCGCAGAAGGCCTCGCCAAGCGCATCGTCGACAGCGAAGTGCCGGAGGTGCTGGCGGCCGCCACCGTGTTCTCGCTGGACATGGGCACGCTGCTTGCCGGCACGCGTTATCGCGGCGACTTCGAGGAGCGCCTGAAGCAGGTGCTGAAGGAACTCGAGGCGCATCCCAACGCGATCCTGTTCATCGACGAGATCCACACCGTGATCGGTGCGGGCGCGACGTCGGGCGGGGCGATGGATGCCTCGAATCTGCTCAAGCCCGCGCTCGCCTCGGGCACGATCCGCTGCATGGGCTCGACCACCTATAAGGAATATCGCCAGCACTTCGAGAAGGACCGCGCGCTGGTGCGGCGCTTCCAGAAGATCGACATCAACGAGCCGACGGTCGAGGACGCCATCGCGATCCTCAAGGGCCTCAAGCCGTATTTCGAGGACTATCACCGGCTGAAGTACACCAATGAGGCGATCGAGGCTGCGGTGCAGCTCTCCTCGCGCTACATCCACGATCGCAAGCTGCCCGACAAGGCGATCGACGTGATCGACGAGTCCGGCGCGGCGCAGATGCTGGTGGCCGAGAACAAGCGCAAGAAGACCATCGGCATCAAGGAGATCGAGACCACGATCGCCTCGATGGCGCGGATCCCGCCGAAGAGCGTGTCGAAGGACGATGCCGAGGTGCTCAAGCATCTCGAGCAGACCTTGAAGCGCACCGTGTTCGGCCAGGACAAGGCGATCGAGTCGCTCGCCGCTTCGATCAAGCTGGCGCGTGCCGGCCTGCGCGAGCCGGAGAAGCCGATCGGCTGCTACCTGTTCTCGGGTCCGACCGGCGTCGGCAAGACCGAGGTCGCCAAGCAACTGGCGGCGACGCTCGGCGTCGAGCTCTTGCGCTTCGACATGTCCGAGTACATGGAGCGGCACACCGTGTCGCGCCTGATCGGCGCGCCTCCCGGCTATGTCGGCTTCGACCAGGGCGGCCTGCTCACCGACGGCGTCGACCAGCATCCGCATTGCGTGGTGCTGCTCGACGAAATCGAGAAGGCGCATCCCGACCTCTACAACGTGCTGCTCCAGATCATGGACCACGGCCGGCTCACCGATCACAACGGCAAGCAGGTCAACTTCCGCAACGTGATCCTGATCATGACCACGAATGCGGGCGCGGCGGATCTCGCCAAGCAGGCGTTCGGCTTCACACGTTCGAAGCGGGAAGGCGACGATCACGAGGCGATCAACCGGCAGTTCGCGCCGGAATTCCGCAACCGTCTCGATGCCATCGTCTCGTTCGGCCATCTCAGCGTCGAGGTGATCGGCACCGTGGTCGAGAAGTTCGTGCTTCAGCTCGAGGCGCAGCTCGGCGACCGCGACGTCACCATCGAGCTGTCCGAGCCGGCCAAGGCCTGGCTGGTCCAGCACGGCTACGACGAGCAGATGGGCGCCCGTCCCATGGCCCGCGTGATCCAGGAGCACATCAAGAAGCCGCTGGCCGACGAAGTGCTGTTCGGCAAGCTGAAGGGCGGCGGCCACGTTCGCGTCGTGCTCGTCAAGGACGAGGCCGACGAGACCAAGGACAAGATCGGCTTCGAGTTCGTCGAGGGTCCGGTCACGCCGAAGCAGGAGAAGCTGCCCGGCGCCCGCAAGCGTCCGCCGGGCAAGTCCAAGCCGGGCGGCCCCGGCGGCTCGAAGGGGCCGACCTCGAAGGGGCCGCTGGTCAAGGTTTGA
- the clpS gene encoding ATP-dependent Clp protease adapter ClpS, whose protein sequence is MSNDDNRSGTPSGPSTSVITKVKPKTKRPNLYRVLILNDDYTPMEFVVHVLEKFFNKDVEAATKIMLHVHHHGIGECGVFTYEIAETKVTQVMDFARKHQHPLQCVMEKK, encoded by the coding sequence ATGAGCAATGACGACAACCGGTCGGGCACTCCCTCGGGTCCGAGCACGTCGGTCATCACCAAGGTCAAGCCCAAGACCAAGCGGCCGAACCTGTACCGCGTGCTGATCCTGAACGACGACTACACACCGATGGAGTTCGTCGTTCACGTGCTGGAGAAGTTCTTCAACAAGGACGTCGAAGCCGCGACCAAGATCATGCTGCACGTCCATCATCATGGGATCGGGGAATGCGGCGTGTTCACCTACGAGATCGCCGAGACCAAGGTGACGCAGGTGATGGATTTTGCCCGCAAGCACCAGCACCCGCTGCAATGCGTGATGGAAAAGAAGTAA
- a CDS encoding TadE/TadG family type IV pilus assembly protein: MSGLRLVSRLGRQLARFAAAEQGNIAVIFAIALVPVLGFVGAALDYSRVVHARTSLQAALDSAALMVSKDLTNGIISESEIEAKAKSYFSGLYTGRPGLVSTTDIHATYTPKDSNGISNVVVTGSGAMPTDFMKIAGYPTLGYNGSSTAAWGNTRMRVAMVLDNTGSMAQNGKMAAMQAAAKDMITTLSNYNKQTGDVYISIIPFSKDVNVGTTNVGASWINWTEWEAEPPILVNNKSSSFNSAVGGSDCPFSYYTHGFVCMDRPATLSGANTTSKIPSTGTYAGYICPSRDNGSKISGKSGIYYNGCYTTATGGSASCGSNTSCTCTGSGSGKICHLWRGDGTTATAAAAPGHNTWTGCVNDRDQDYDTKNSAPGSSSGSPSSQFYAEQWSGCLPATVFPMSDQWQTLKDQISAMSPSGNTNQAIGLAWGWQSLSTTNPPIAAPAKASNYVYKDYIVLLSDGLNTQNRWSTSQSTIDARQAILCDNIKADKSNPVTIFTIQVNINNADAKSQVLENCATGGNFQMITSSSQTSDAFKNILTQISKLRVAK, from the coding sequence ATGTCTGGTCTGCGCCTCGTCAGCCGCCTTGGTCGACAACTCGCCCGTTTTGCAGCGGCCGAGCAAGGCAATATCGCCGTGATCTTCGCCATTGCCCTGGTACCCGTACTGGGTTTTGTCGGTGCCGCGCTGGACTACAGCCGGGTCGTCCACGCACGCACCTCGCTGCAGGCTGCGCTCGATTCCGCAGCGTTGATGGTCTCCAAAGACCTCACCAACGGCATCATCTCGGAGTCCGAAATTGAGGCCAAGGCAAAATCCTATTTTAGCGGCCTCTATACGGGTCGCCCCGGTTTGGTCTCGACCACAGACATCCATGCCACCTACACCCCAAAGGATTCCAATGGAATCTCGAACGTCGTGGTCACCGGATCCGGCGCCATGCCGACCGATTTCATGAAGATCGCGGGCTATCCGACGCTTGGATACAACGGCAGTTCGACTGCGGCGTGGGGAAATACCCGCATGCGGGTGGCAATGGTCCTGGATAACACGGGATCGATGGCCCAGAACGGCAAAATGGCGGCCATGCAAGCCGCGGCCAAGGACATGATCACCACCTTGTCCAACTACAACAAGCAGACGGGCGACGTTTACATCTCGATCATCCCGTTCTCGAAGGACGTCAATGTTGGCACGACCAACGTCGGTGCCTCATGGATCAATTGGACCGAATGGGAGGCAGAGCCTCCGATCCTGGTCAACAACAAGTCCAGCAGCTTCAACTCCGCCGTGGGCGGATCGGACTGCCCCTTTTCGTACTATACCCACGGCTTTGTCTGCATGGACCGGCCGGCCACGTTGAGCGGCGCCAACACCACCAGCAAGATACCGTCGACCGGCACCTATGCCGGGTACATCTGCCCGAGCAGAGACAATGGCAGCAAGATCTCAGGCAAGTCCGGCATCTACTACAACGGCTGCTACACCACCGCCACCGGGGGCAGCGCAAGCTGCGGGTCGAACACGAGTTGCACCTGCACGGGCAGCGGCTCGGGCAAGATCTGCCATCTCTGGCGCGGCGACGGGACCACGGCAACGGCTGCGGCAGCACCGGGTCACAACACCTGGACCGGCTGCGTGAACGACCGTGATCAGGACTATGACACCAAGAACTCCGCCCCCGGTTCGAGCAGCGGGAGCCCCTCCTCGCAGTTCTATGCCGAGCAGTGGTCGGGCTGCCTTCCGGCGACCGTGTTTCCGATGAGCGATCAGTGGCAGACGCTCAAGGATCAGATCTCGGCGATGTCGCCGAGCGGCAATACCAACCAGGCCATTGGTCTTGCCTGGGGTTGGCAATCCCTCAGCACGACCAACCCGCCGATCGCGGCACCGGCCAAGGCCAGCAACTACGTTTACAAGGATTATATCGTGCTGCTGTCTGACGGCTTGAATACCCAGAACCGCTGGAGCACCTCGCAGTCCACCATCGACGCCCGCCAGGCGATCCTTTGCGATAACATCAAGGCGGACAAGTCAAACCCGGTCACGATCTTCACGATTCAGGTCAACATCAACAATGCCGACGCGAAATCTCAAGTCCTGGAGAATTGCGCGACTGGCGGGAACTTCCAAATGATAACGAGTTCCTCGCAGACTTCGGACGCGTTCAAGAATATCCTGACGCAGATTTCCAAGCTGCGCGTCGCGAAGTAA
- a CDS encoding phasin family protein → MFKVEDFQNYGKEQFEQCVASATSVQHGLQAIASAYGDYTKKSFEDTKSFVEKLSGVKSLDKAMEAQTDFARSAYETFVAESQKIAGLYSDLAKQAFKPVETIVSKFTPAAN, encoded by the coding sequence ATGTTCAAGGTTGAAGACTTCCAGAACTACGGGAAAGAGCAGTTCGAGCAGTGCGTTGCCTCCGCGACCTCGGTGCAGCACGGCCTCCAGGCGATCGCCAGCGCCTATGGCGACTATACGAAGAAGTCGTTCGAAGACACCAAATCCTTCGTCGAGAAGCTTTCCGGCGTGAAGTCGCTGGACAAGGCCATGGAAGCGCAGACCGATTTTGCTCGTTCCGCCTACGAAACCTTCGTTGCGGAATCGCAGAAGATCGCCGGCCTCTATAGCGACCTCGCCAAGCAGGCGTTCAAGCCGGTCGAAACCATCGTGTCGAAGTTCACCCCGGCTGCGAACTGA
- a CDS encoding D-alanyl-D-alanine carboxypeptidase: MLRKNLSSSRWARVGVFGLLTVTTAVIFTTDAAEARRHRRHYAHHRVQRDVSESSSPKFASIIVDGNSGAVLQATSPDGIRHPASLTKIMTLYLLFERLESGKMKLDTEMPVSRHAADQDPTKLNLRAGQTIRVEDAIKGLVTRSANDAAVVIAEAIAGNEDDFAQMMTRKARSLGMSRTVYRNANGLPNDEQVTTARDQATLGRAIQERFPRYYRYFATSTFNWRGQSIRNHNHLLGSVEGVDGIKTGYTRASGFNLVSSMRRGNRHLIGVVLGGRSGGSRDAIMRNLLAENLERGATVRTVAAVTERNGAEANTDVADASDTPARPAPQAQAAAAPAPEAAPSRLAARLSTLAAATAAMPPAQPKSEVRPTESKVEPAPLTNGVISSQPLSIIPGSSEPMKPVRVKTVQVKAGAVKVASAAPAQVGVQVVAPPVTSTVPPRSDVAETSGAVVARADLINKPEAVSQPEAPKAEMARTELPRQPAGFGTGNGILGVLPAATAAAPAPAAPKLASADPAPQPMQMSATTKPAVTHSGWIVQVGALESENEAQQRIDAARSSARGLLSKADPFTEPVVAKDNRKLYRARFAGLERDQAEAVCRTLKRAEISCITVRN, encoded by the coding sequence ATGCTTCGTAAAAACTTGTCTTCCTCGCGCTGGGCGCGGGTTGGCGTTTTCGGGCTTCTTACGGTCACCACCGCAGTCATCTTCACCACCGACGCAGCCGAGGCGCGGCGCCATCGTCGACACTATGCGCACCACCGAGTGCAGCGCGACGTGTCCGAGAGCTCCAGCCCGAAATTCGCGTCCATCATCGTCGACGGCAATTCCGGCGCGGTGCTCCAGGCGACAAGCCCAGACGGGATCCGCCATCCGGCTTCGCTGACCAAGATCATGACGCTCTATCTGCTTTTCGAGCGTCTCGAATCCGGCAAGATGAAGCTAGACACCGAGATGCCCGTGTCCCGGCACGCGGCCGACCAGGATCCGACCAAGCTGAATCTGCGTGCCGGCCAGACCATTCGCGTCGAGGACGCGATCAAGGGCCTCGTCACCCGCTCGGCCAACGACGCAGCCGTGGTGATCGCGGAAGCGATCGCCGGTAACGAGGACGACTTCGCCCAGATGATGACGCGCAAGGCGCGCTCGCTCGGCATGTCCAGGACGGTCTACCGCAACGCCAACGGCCTCCCCAACGACGAGCAGGTCACGACCGCGCGCGACCAAGCCACGCTGGGTCGCGCCATTCAGGAGCGCTTCCCCCGCTACTATCGCTACTTCGCGACCTCGACGTTCAATTGGCGCGGACAGTCGATCCGCAACCACAACCACCTGCTCGGCAGCGTCGAGGGCGTGGACGGCATCAAGACCGGCTACACCCGCGCTTCCGGATTCAACCTCGTCAGCTCGATGCGCCGCGGCAACCGCCACCTGATCGGCGTGGTGCTCGGCGGCCGCAGCGGCGGCTCGCGCGACGCCATCATGCGCAACCTGCTCGCCGAGAACCTCGAAAGGGGCGCGACCGTCCGCACCGTCGCCGCAGTGACGGAGCGCAACGGCGCTGAAGCCAACACCGATGTCGCCGATGCATCCGACACGCCGGCACGTCCCGCCCCGCAGGCCCAGGCCGCGGCGGCCCCTGCTCCCGAAGCCGCTCCGTCGCGCCTCGCCGCGCGCCTGTCGACGCTGGCCGCAGCGACTGCGGCGATGCCGCCCGCTCAGCCCAAATCCGAAGTTCGGCCGACGGAGTCCAAGGTGGAGCCGGCGCCGCTCACCAATGGCGTGATCTCCAGCCAGCCGCTCTCCATCATCCCCGGCTCGTCCGAGCCGATGAAGCCGGTTCGGGTCAAGACGGTTCAGGTCAAGGCCGGCGCCGTGAAGGTCGCCTCCGCGGCTCCGGCCCAGGTTGGTGTCCAGGTCGTTGCGCCGCCGGTCACCAGCACCGTCCCGCCCCGTTCCGACGTCGCGGAAACCTCCGGTGCCGTCGTCGCCAGGGCAGATCTCATCAACAAGCCGGAGGCGGTGAGCCAGCCGGAAGCGCCGAAGGCCGAGATGGCCCGCACCGAACTGCCGCGGCAGCCGGCCGGCTTCGGCACCGGCAACGGTATTCTCGGCGTGCTGCCGGCCGCAACCGCCGCCGCGCCCGCCCCCGCCGCTCCGAAGCTCGCGTCCGCCGACCCGGCGCCGCAGCCGATGCAAATGAGCGCGACCACGAAGCCCGCCGTCACCCACAGCGGCTGGATCGTCCAGGTCGGCGCGCTCGAGAGCGAGAACGAAGCTCAGCAGCGCATCGACGCGGCCCGCAGCTCGGCCCGCGGCCTGCTCAGCAAGGCTGACCCGTTCACCGAGCCCGTCGTCGCCAAGGACAATCGCAAGCTCTACCGCGCCCGCTTCGCCGGGCTCGAGCGCGACCAGGCCGAAGCCGTCTGCCGCACCTTGAAGCGCGCCGAGATCTCCTGCATCACCGTTCGCAACTGA
- a CDS encoding DnaJ domain-containing protein, which yields MTLIAGAVAVITLYLLLQTFRSANPAVLARTIKFGGGVLALAVAGFTGLRGELAVAIPLGIFGAGLLGWTPLANAGFGNVGGLFGGGATRPSGQASRVRSQFLDMRLDHDSGQLSGQIVAGPYAGRSLDEFDLAGLLAMVPMFDAESVALLESYLDRRFPAWRQNAQGDAAGRQRRTAPSSKMTAEEAYQILGLQPGAGRDDISRAHKSLMKKLHPDQGGSTYLAARVNEAKDTLLRTHNG from the coding sequence ATGACCCTGATCGCCGGCGCTGTCGCCGTTATCACGCTTTACCTGCTGCTCCAGACGTTCCGCTCCGCCAATCCGGCGGTGCTGGCGCGCACGATCAAGTTCGGCGGCGGCGTGCTGGCGCTGGCGGTTGCGGGCTTCACCGGCTTGCGGGGTGAGCTGGCGGTTGCGATCCCGCTCGGAATTTTCGGCGCCGGGCTGCTCGGCTGGACGCCATTGGCGAATGCCGGCTTCGGCAATGTCGGCGGGCTGTTCGGCGGCGGTGCGACGCGCCCGTCCGGGCAGGCCTCGCGGGTGCGCTCGCAATTCCTGGACATGCGCCTGGACCACGATTCCGGCCAGCTTTCCGGCCAGATCGTCGCGGGGCCTTATGCCGGGCGCAGTCTCGACGAGTTCGATCTCGCCGGCTTGCTCGCGATGGTCCCGATGTTCGACGCCGAGAGCGTGGCCTTACTTGAAAGCTATCTGGACCGCCGGTTTCCCGCTTGGCGTCAGAACGCGCAGGGCGATGCGGCAGGGCGGCAGCGCCGCACGGCGCCGAGCAGCAAAATGACGGCGGAGGAGGCCTATCAGATCCTTGGCTTGCAGCCGGGAGCGGGGCGCGACGACATCAGCCGGGCCCACAAGTCCCTGATGAAGAAACTCCATCCCGACCAAGGGGGCTCGACGTATCTCGCTGCCCGGGTAAACGAGGCCAAGGATACTCTGCTTCGCACGCATAACGGCTGA